The genomic segment AGTTTGTAGTACATGACATTCCCTTGTTTACTGTATTATTTAACATCTGCTTGCTCTCTGCACAAGCTTGGCCTTTGAAGCAAGACACACTTCTTCAGACGTTACAGAGATGAagacacacaccaacacacacgcacacacacgcactatACTTTCTCTGCTCCACTTGCTCCGTAACCCACGTCAGCTTAAAGTCCATCCAGCACCTTCTCAGCTCTCTCTGTCCGTTTTCACCCCGCCGCTGCTGATGTTCGGCGGCGGATTCTAAGAGACTTCGCTGCCGAACACTTCCAGCACCAGCGGAGTGAGCTGCATGCTGTGTTCCGGCTGGAAGGACAGTGAGCGGTACTGTTTGGAGTGCTCTTCGTTGAGGCTGCGCAGGTCGGCCAGCTTCTGGATCATCTTGGCATACAGCAGCTGTCCACCCGGGTGGTGGAGCCGGATGTAGGCCTGCAGGGTCTCTGACAGCTTGTCTTGGAGAGCTTCGATTCTCGAGTGGTCCTGCACACCTGGACGGTCTGCGTCGGGTGACAGGGAAAAAAACGTATATATATTTACGGTTGTTCCAGAGGTGACTAAGCAGgaatagaaaataaacagaaacgaGGATGAAGCAAATAATATCTCTATGTTCTGTGCAGAGCTTACAGAACACGCCTTTCTCCCTCCTCACAGTACCTGGAGAGAGCAAACAGATGGCCATCAGCAGCACATGTTCCTCTTCATGGAGGTTCAGCTTCTTCAGGCCCACCTGGAACTTcaccagaggctccagcagctccagggTGTGGCCCGCTATGAGAGACGAGCATATGATACATTCTGGTGAAGTTTACGATCACAAACTAATGGCACTCTTCTGCAAGACTGTCTGTCGGACACCAGCATTCGTGGCTCCATCCATTACAGCAAGTTGTGCCGATCGGTAAGATGTCCTTTCCCTGAAATGCTGCGTTGGTTTTATGCCAGGTGTAACGAGACTCACACCGGCCTGCGGTGCTTTCAATGCTGCTCTGCATCGTTTCGTGACCTCCTAGATGGGGTCGTCATTGTGAAGTAATTTTAGTCGACTGACCGCTGCGGGGAGGTTTACCGCTGCTCCATGTTTACTCCGTTTGTAGACAGCGGCGCTCGCTGTGCTTTGCTAGATTACCAAACCTCAGAAATGGTTTCGTAATCCAGACTGATAAGATGTCAGTGACTTTGTATCTCACCTATTCGTTTAATCGGGacatgatgtgttgctttttaagaTCTTTCAGCCTACTTTTCAAATAGGGTCTATTTAagtgatttgttgattttgcaagTTTTGCACTAATTGGTTCTGGCTGTACAAAATTAACATAGAAGATGTGAATAATCTCcattaatcatttttaacaaTGGGGTATTGATAGTCTTCACTcttactatttaaaaaatacatttttaatctacTCAGGTTATGTTTGACATAAAAACTTTTCAATGTGGCATAAAGGAAAATATGTGATGGGGCAATTACTGTTTCACACAACTGTATGTGTAGTATAATTTTATCAAGCATGGGCTTGTTACTGACGCCAATAAATCTCGTAAACATTTGACGTTGCGCCATTACATGCAACGTTGCCCCTCCCCTGCATGTTTCTGCCCATTTCTGGTCAGccagctaaaaaataaaaaaataaaataaaatatcactcCCAACTTTTTCCTCACTtacaaataagacaaatttGTCTCTGTGGAAATACATCCACTCACTAAAAACATGAAGAGCCAAGGGTTGTAAAGTAAAGCAGTGCCACCCATCGCAGTTGGCAAGCTACAATCAATCTGCTAATGTGAGGCCGTTATGAAACTCTAAGGAGCTGAGCAGTGGAAAGGTCAAATATCCTGGAAAATAAGCTTTTGAAAACCACAACTACTTTCagaatgtctttattttatattcctgctttagtttatgtattaaaataaaaaaaaaaaataaaggtcaaGTTTTATGACAGAAATATGGAGTGCATTACAatattttagcagcagcaggaatatatgttgcttttcagttttaaatgagtGGCTATGccatgtaaaacatatttttatgtaaatacaaagacataataaaaaaataccttgCAAAGGTCATCTTACCTGCCCAGTAGacataaatacacacagagCTCAGCTTTTAACTCAGTACAGATAGGTCAGTGTAAAATGGTCCAAGTAATGGAGACAAAAGAGCATCATGTTTGTGACGTCCGCCTCTGTGCCAAGTTTAACATTATGAACCAAAATGCTGTATATTGTTATTTAATGCTACAGAATTGAACAGATCAAGTTCCCTGCCTTTCTGAGACTACCGCCACTTTACATTAagcaatctaaaaaaaaaaaacacctttaattTTCTTACATTACAAGCATCCAGAAAAACGCTCATAATGCACACAACACCCTGCAAgcatgtattgtttttctcaaactttGTTGAAAGAGGTTGTTCTGCAAGTCCACCATAGTGAATGTTTCACAAAAGCGTGAAGAGTACAGAATGCACACGCTATTGATTAGTGCATGAGAAAACACGTCTGTTCTCTCATGTTTCTGACAAACACTCAGTGACCGAAAGTCCTCAGCGACAGATAAGAGCATAACAGCGCTTCTCCTGCTGGTTCACACACTTGTTGTTTTGCACAAGGAGCAGGTCAGGAGTGACATTCCTTACATGATCGCAGAAAGAGATCTTGCTTGAGCGGTAAAGGAAAGCTATGCCCAAAGGGCTACAGATATGCAAGACTGGTTATGCAGTGACAATTAAATTAGCACCTTTGTCCCAAAAGAGTAAACACTGGGCATTTCTGGTTACTGTGTGTATTGTTTATAACCTCTGATACAGATACCTGCAACAACATTCttaacatacacacacacacatatacagtatatatgtatgtattttctATAACTTCTAGCTGTTAAAATGCGTTCAGTTTGTAAATAACCCTGAACAGTGGCTTGTCTTCAGAGCAGTCAAACTGACAAATCAAATATAGCAGCTTTCAGACTGACCTTTGGTGACATCACTGATCTGGTATTTAAAGTCAGGCCCACCGCAGCTCCAGGACATGTCTTCCAGGTTGAAACTTTGATTCGACCGCAGCATGATCACCTCAATAGCACTGGACTTGAGCAGAGCAATCTGGTCCTCTGCAGTTAGCTCCCTGGAATAAAAGACGCATGGTTCATTTCAAACAGGGTTAGCTAATAAAACCGCAAAACCTACTACTAATTATATCAAACTTTATCAGTTTGGTGTAGAAAAATCATGGCTCTTTCGTAGTTTAATTTTTGAAATGCAGTTGAAGTTCAAGGCTACTCAGGACTCTAAAAGATAATGTgcaactgtttgttttgtttgcaagcTGACACATGGACAGGTTACTACGTCTAGGGTTAAGCTtagttaaaacatttcttctggTAACAACaattctttcaaaaatatttctaaacataGCTAATGAACTGACGGGAGTTATGAGCTGAGGCCCGGAGACGTCAAGGGGAGGACCCAGGGTGTTGTTAAAGGGAATTAGAAAGCAGATTCAAAGAGGGCAAACAGGGTCTAAGGTAATTTTTCACGTCCATTACCTATTATGAAACCTTTAGGAAAATACAGGCTCTGGCTTGTTTCTGCCTTGACTTTGAATTGACCCTTCGACACACATTGCGTTTGTCCCCGTcaacacactgacacacacactccagAAGAAACGGTTTCCATGAGGATAACAGAAACGGCCTCTGGAAAataatctttgctgcacaaaataaataaagagtgTCAATGCTCCGATCAGCGATTTACAGATTCTAATTTTGGctttcttaaaaacaataacGTGGAACAAAGAGTAactataaaatcaaataaacattaaCATATACATTAAGTTTCATGTAAGAGACTGTAGTTTGTAATACCAGATAAAATGGAGGAATTATAAGATTATCCCCATTTATTTGTGCTTTGAcaaataaatgagttttattaaacataaaaaaagaaatgtcaaagaaCGTGATGCATTTTTACATCTAAAGGAAGGACGTTTTAGTattgaaacaaatttaatacTTTACCTGGGAATCACTGCATTACATTTTGTATATTATTTTGTtagttcatctttttttctttatatctttgAATCTTAAGGTGCCACGTAAAGATCTGAACGAGTCAGTATTTCTTGTATTTCCTGATGTTACTGAAATACATTCTTATCAGATTCACAACTTGGGTGTGTGAGTGACTGTAGGAGGAAACTTTGGCTCTTGAAGTTTGGAGAGCTACCTACAAGACACACTTGTAGCACGGTTTTAGGAAATGCCTactgttttatgaaataaagcattttgtgAGGCATTCTACAATACATCATTAATCTGGCTGACATGGCCTTTAAACCATGGCTACATGCCACACAATGGCATAAAATCAATTCATTTGGCAGAAAAGATATGTGAGCAAAGTCTTCAAAAGTGTGCCAAATGTCACTTTTAGATAAGAATTCATgaactttacaaataaattaacatgAGGAGCAATTCCAAAGGTTTAGGGAAGcaaaggttttgttttcctaagtatatcagaataaaacaaacaaaaacaacacatgaacaaaaatgaaatcaagaaaaaataGATTATAGACAGTAAAATTCCTCCTTCCAGTTTATCTCTTCTTGCACTGTTCATGGGTTAAAGTTCACAGGTgggaatcaaaaacaaaacagtcaatAATTCTTCTGTTATACAATGTAGTCGTTCGCTTTTATTGCTATATTCCTTACAACTTGAAAGTATTTATACTGTTTGAACTTTGTCACACGATAAGCATAAACCttcatatattttgtttgtttaatgtgATTTCACTAAAGCTCACTGTCAGTCTGGTTGTGAAGCATCTGtgatatcaacatttttgacatcTATTTTGATGTCTTGCTGtggattctcaattggattaagagccagactttgactaggtcatttcAAAATGTGTACACCTAAATCTAAGTCATTCCTGTCTTGTTGGAAGGTGGATTTTGGCAGagtttcaagtcttttgcagctcCTGATGTATTGTTTGTAGGATTGTAGACTGTTTTGTGTAATgagctccatccatccatcttcccatcaactctagCATGCGTGTCGATGCTAAAAATGCACAGTGATGGCTTTTACACAACTGTATTTGTTGAATAGAAATGTACACCACACTTTTTTGGTTTCTATAAAAACatatcatttataattttttgtatCATTGTGTCACCTTTAACGATAAACATTCAAATTTACAGTTGTTTTGagtcaaaatatgaataaatctcaaagggtgtgaatatttttcaaaagtgCTGTGAATGGTAATGCAAGTTGAAAGCTGTTTCTTAGTTGAGCTTAAAGATATTCTTCATGCACACACTGACGTACCTGAAACCAGGAATCATCTTGGCAAACCCAATCACTTTCTGTATACTGTAAGAGACCAGGTCAGCCAGGTGGGGAAGCATTGAGTAGCTGGAACCTTCCTCCTCGCTGGAGTCCGGGCTGTTGCCGTGTTCCTGATACATCATCAGCAGGTTGTTGAAGTTCATTTTAGTGTCAACAGACTCTGCAGCGACAAATTAGTTCATGTTTAACACCATATTAAAATAATGAGACACACAATGACACATAGATGATTAGGAAATAAATAAGCAGAGGTTTGATGAGCTGTGGAGAGCAGCTTGGAAAACATATGGAGCATTTACAGCTAGCAACGGTTGTTTTCCATAATTTGTCCCTGCTTGCTGTGTGTTTGTACAAGCTCAGACCATGTCTTGAGCCGTCTTCACTTCATTAGTGATGGATGCATTAATGAATGGCTGTTTACAAGTGGGAGTCAGGTGTCTGCATGGTACTTATTATTCGAAGGGGTTTGCCTGGATTCTCAGCACTGTAAGCTAATTTAATGCCATAATCCACcatgtagttaaaaaaaagcaaaccggaaaatgaaaatatgtttctcaAACTTGCCTTAGATATCATGATATAACTTTTTagaatattcaaataaaaagggTCACATTGCTGGATAAactagtgtttttatttgtgaagcTTTTTACCTGGAGAGTGACTGAAGGAGTCAGAGGAGGCATCAGAGAAGGAGTGGAGGGAGGCAGCTCTGCTCGCGCTTCGCGTCACTGGGCCCTCGCGCACAGGAGGCTGCACAGGAGAGGGAGGGATTTTATGAAAGCTCAACCACAAAAACGGCCTTCCCTTGCCATTTTGCCTAAGATTAATTTATACAGGTGTGTCTCAAAAAAGTAGAATATcatcaagaa from the Xiphophorus maculatus strain JP 163 A chromosome 20, X_maculatus-5.0-male, whole genome shotgun sequence genome contains:
- the LOC102227505 gene encoding vitamin D3 receptor B, with amino-acid sequence MEPTVVSTSTVAPDEFDRNVPRICGVCGDKATGFHFNAMTCEGCKGFFRRSMKRKASFTCPFNGSCTITKDNRRHCQACRLKRCVDIGMMKEFILTDEEVQRKKDLIQRRKDEEAQREAEKEARRPRLSDEQSHVIATLVEAHHKTYDDSYSDFCRFRPPVREGPVTRSASRAASLHSFSDASSDSFSHSPESVDTKMNFNNLLMMYQEHGNSPDSSEEEGSSYSMLPHLADLVSYSIQKVIGFAKMIPGFRELTAEDQIALLKSSAIEVIMLRSNQSFNLEDMSWSCGGPDFKYQISDVTKAGHTLELLEPLVKFQVGLKKLNLHEEEHVLLMAICLLSPDRPGVQDHSRIEALQDKLSETLQAYIRLHHPGGQLLYAKMIQKLADLRSLNEEHSKQYRSLSFQPEHSMQLTPLVLEVFGSEVS